A window from Ignavibacteriota bacterium encodes these proteins:
- a CDS encoding CHAD domain-containing protein: METRTQSAVQSSGVASSRVDAVRVVSGALDDRLGVFMLRLRQARTRATEPAIHDLRVSMRRLIAVLDLAKEIVPDAGVAPLCRKLRRSLKGFNAVRDIHISLLAARELQRAVPAVRVYMGALRKREVLLLRECGASLRSMDERSVERSVATVQQSLFAVGADPVLASAMPAVLRGAMARISVRAVRALRNVNAADASTIHTLRVSFKKLRYAVEVLAPLIGGFPKATKQWMGEYQTLMGEVQDCEVMIAGARRFTAAPVAGRRIPMIAVQEALAVRKNRALAAFLLRAGELETRCPRG; encoded by the coding sequence GTGGAGACAAGGACGCAGAGCGCGGTACAGTCATCTGGCGTTGCATCTTCCCGGGTCGATGCGGTGCGGGTGGTAAGCGGGGCGCTGGACGACCGGCTTGGCGTGTTCATGCTCCGGTTGCGTCAGGCGCGCACGCGGGCAACGGAGCCTGCGATCCACGACCTGCGTGTGTCGATGCGCCGGCTCATCGCGGTCCTGGATCTGGCGAAGGAGATCGTTCCTGATGCCGGAGTGGCTCCGCTGTGCCGGAAGCTCCGGAGATCGCTCAAAGGGTTCAACGCCGTGCGGGACATTCACATCTCGCTGCTTGCCGCGCGGGAGCTTCAGCGGGCTGTGCCGGCGGTGAGGGTGTACATGGGGGCATTGCGCAAACGGGAGGTCTTGCTGCTCCGGGAGTGTGGGGCCTCCCTGCGGTCCATGGATGAACGGTCTGTTGAACGGTCGGTGGCCACCGTGCAGCAATCGTTGTTCGCCGTTGGCGCGGACCCGGTCCTTGCGTCGGCGATGCCCGCGGTGTTGCGTGGTGCGATGGCACGGATCTCTGTCCGTGCGGTGCGGGCCCTCCGCAATGTGAACGCTGCCGACGCATCCACGATCCACACGTTGCGTGTGTCGTTCAAGAAACTGCGCTATGCGGTGGAAGTCCTGGCGCCGTTGATCGGAGGGTTCCCGAAGGCAACGAAGCAATGGATGGGTGAGTATCAGACGCTCATGGGGGAGGTGCAGGATTGCGAGGTCATGATCGCCGGGGCGCGGCGGTTTACCGCCGCACCTGTGGCCGGGCGCAGGATCCCGATGATCGCGGTGCAAGAAGCGCTTGCTGTACGCAAGAACAGAGCCCTGGCGGCGTTCCTGCTGCGGGCGGGGGAGTTGGAAACGCGGTGCCCGCGGGGGTGA
- a CDS encoding DMT family transporter — MTDQAPSPNRPYYGALFAVVVWGASFIATKIALHDVQPMTVVWLRFGIGVLVLSLAVPLRHEFFIPTAADLRSFALLGLLGITVHQWLQVEGLVTSLASTTAWIITAIPLVTAIVARVVLDDPLHRNHIIGILVGALGVLLVVSRGDWHRLTDGAFGAPGDVLVGLSTITWSLFSVYSRKALHRHRAAPMTLYVMGSGWLFTSVFWLMKDGPADLAKLSSGGWVAIGFLGVLCSGLAYIYWYDALKALPVAQVSSMLYVEPIVTMFVAAALLNEPVTIAALVGGGVIMVGVKIATLRQGSTP, encoded by the coding sequence GTGACTGATCAAGCCCCTTCCCCCAACCGTCCGTATTATGGCGCGCTTTTCGCTGTCGTCGTGTGGGGCGCCTCGTTCATTGCCACCAAGATCGCCCTCCACGACGTGCAACCGATGACCGTCGTCTGGCTTCGCTTCGGGATCGGCGTGCTGGTGCTCTCACTCGCCGTCCCCCTGCGTCATGAGTTCTTCATCCCCACCGCAGCCGACCTCCGCAGCTTCGCACTGCTCGGGCTCCTCGGCATCACCGTCCACCAGTGGCTGCAGGTGGAAGGACTCGTGACCTCGCTGGCCTCGACCACCGCCTGGATCATCACGGCGATCCCGTTGGTCACCGCCATCGTTGCCCGTGTCGTGCTCGACGATCCCCTGCACCGGAATCACATCATCGGGATCCTCGTCGGTGCCCTGGGCGTCTTGCTCGTTGTCTCGCGCGGCGATTGGCACCGGCTCACCGATGGGGCGTTCGGTGCACCCGGAGACGTCCTCGTCGGGTTGAGCACCATCACCTGGTCACTCTTCTCGGTCTACTCGCGCAAAGCCCTGCACCGCCACCGCGCGGCACCCATGACACTCTACGTCATGGGGAGCGGATGGCTGTTCACATCGGTCTTCTGGCTCATGAAGGACGGACCCGCAGATCTGGCGAAGCTTTCGTCCGGGGGATGGGTAGCGATCGGATTTCTGGGTGTGCTGTGCTCCGGACTTGCCTACATCTACTGGTATGATGCTCTCAAGGCATTGCCCGTGGCGCAGGTGAGCAGTATGCTCTACGTCGAACCGATCGTCACGATGTTCGTGGCAGCGGCCCTGCTGAACGAACCGGTCACGATCGCAGCACTCGTGGGTGGTGGGGTCATCATGGTGGGGGTGAAGATCGCAACGCTCCGGCAGGGAAGTACGCCGTAG
- a CDS encoding bifunctional transcriptional activator/DNA repair protein Ada, with amino-acid sequence MERAYQQSDVTYDGVFYLGVRTTGIFCKPSCGARKPFPKNVEFFATTKEALFAGYRPCKRCKPMSAAGAPPAWVAELLALVDRSPDARVRDGNIRKLGIDPARARRYFQKNYGMTFQAYSRGRRLGKAFEQIRLGKRLDDVTLGHGYDSHSGFREAFAKTFGTPPGKAHRSECLLVTWIESPLGPLIAGATEKHLVLLEFTDRRMLDAQFVTLRRAFKRPIVPGNNAILKNLRDELALYFQGKLRTFKVPLEYPGSPFQQKVWDELRRIPYGTTISYEDLAERAGTPNAQRAAGSANGKNRIAIVIPCHRVVNKSGKLGGYGGGLWRKQRLLDIEQGR; translated from the coding sequence ATGGAGCGCGCGTATCAGCAGAGCGACGTCACCTACGACGGCGTCTTCTATCTCGGCGTCCGCACGACCGGGATCTTCTGCAAACCCTCCTGCGGCGCGCGCAAGCCATTCCCGAAGAACGTCGAGTTCTTCGCAACCACGAAAGAGGCACTCTTCGCAGGGTACCGCCCGTGCAAACGGTGCAAGCCGATGAGTGCAGCCGGTGCACCACCAGCGTGGGTGGCCGAATTGCTGGCACTGGTCGACCGTTCACCGGATGCACGCGTGCGGGATGGCAATATCCGGAAACTCGGGATCGACCCGGCGCGGGCGCGACGCTACTTTCAGAAGAACTACGGTATGACATTCCAGGCATACAGCCGGGGCCGGAGACTGGGGAAGGCCTTCGAGCAGATCAGGCTGGGGAAACGATTGGATGATGTGACGCTCGGCCACGGCTATGATTCACACAGCGGTTTCCGGGAGGCGTTCGCAAAGACCTTCGGGACCCCACCCGGAAAAGCGCACCGTTCAGAATGTTTGCTGGTCACGTGGATAGAGAGTCCGCTGGGCCCGCTGATTGCCGGCGCAACGGAGAAGCATCTGGTGCTGCTGGAATTCACCGACCGGCGTATGCTGGATGCACAGTTCGTGACCCTGCGGCGTGCCTTCAAACGTCCGATCGTTCCGGGGAACAATGCGATCCTGAAGAACCTCCGTGATGAACTCGCCCTCTACTTCCAGGGGAAGCTGCGCACGTTCAAGGTGCCGCTTGAATATCCCGGGAGCCCGTTCCAACAGAAAGTGTGGGATGAGCTGCGCCGCATTCCCTATGGAACCACGATCTCCTACGAGGACCTCGCAGAGCGCGCAGGGACGCCCAACGCCCAGCGTGCGGCGGGAAGCGCGAACGGGAAGAACCGCATCGCGATCGTGATCCCCTGTCACCGCGTGGTGAACAAAAGCGGCAAACTCGGTGGGTACGGCGGCGGACTCTGGCGGAAACAACGATTGTTGGATATCGAGCAGGGCCGCTAG
- a CDS encoding MoxR family ATPase: MAFDIKAINEKIQRESAFVDILQNELGKVIVGQKYMVERLLVGLLSNGHILLEGVPGLAKTLSVKTLAAAIQAKFQRIQFTPDLLPADLVGTMIFNQKDASFQTKKGPIFANFILADEINRSPAKVQSALLEAMQERQVTIGENTYKLPEPFLVLATQNPIEQEGTYPLPEAQVDRFMLKVKIGYPTKDEELQIMRANVAGALKTPSAVVKPEDIISAREAVGEIYMDEKIERYILDIVFATRNPKAYNLNNLAQLISYGASPRASINLALGAKAYAFIKRRGYVIPEDVRAVSLDVLRHRVAVTYEAEAEEVTSEAVVQEVLNKIEVP, encoded by the coding sequence ATGGCATTCGACATCAAGGCCATCAACGAAAAGATCCAGCGCGAAAGCGCCTTTGTGGATATTCTGCAGAACGAGCTCGGCAAGGTCATTGTCGGCCAGAAATACATGGTCGAACGGCTCCTGGTCGGTCTCCTCTCCAATGGCCATATCCTACTTGAAGGCGTGCCCGGCCTGGCCAAGACGCTCAGCGTCAAGACCCTTGCGGCGGCCATTCAGGCAAAATTCCAGCGGATCCAGTTCACGCCGGACCTCTTGCCTGCCGACCTTGTGGGCACCATGATCTTCAATCAGAAGGACGCGTCCTTCCAGACGAAGAAGGGGCCGATCTTCGCGAACTTCATCCTGGCGGACGAGATCAACCGTTCTCCGGCGAAGGTGCAGAGCGCGCTCCTCGAGGCCATGCAGGAGCGTCAGGTGACGATCGGCGAGAACACCTACAAGCTTCCGGAGCCGTTCCTGGTGCTGGCGACGCAGAACCCGATCGAGCAGGAGGGAACGTATCCGCTTCCCGAAGCACAGGTCGACCGGTTCATGTTGAAGGTGAAGATCGGGTATCCGACGAAGGACGAAGAGTTGCAGATCATGCGGGCGAATGTGGCCGGAGCGCTCAAGACCCCGAGTGCGGTCGTGAAGCCTGAGGACATCATCAGTGCGCGCGAGGCGGTGGGCGAGATCTACATGGATGAGAAGATCGAGCGGTACATCCTGGACATCGTCTTTGCCACGCGTAATCCGAAGGCTTACAACCTCAACAATCTGGCGCAGCTCATCAGTTACGGAGCGTCGCCGCGTGCATCGATCAATCTTGCGCTCGGTGCGAAGGCGTACGCCTTCATCAAGCGCCGCGGCTACGTGATCCCGGAGGATGTCCGGGCGGTGAGTCTGGATGTGCTCCGCCATCGTGTGGCGGTCACGTACGAGGCCGAGGCGGAAGAAGTGACCTCCGAGGCGGTGGTGCAGGAAGTGTTGAACAAGATCGAAGTACCGTAA
- the ychF gene encoding redox-regulated ATPase YchF, whose protein sequence is MQIGIVGLPFSGKSTLFQAITRTHIDPASLSRGEAHQGIVKVPDVRLDKLTGFFSPKKTVHATIEFVDVVGLKKGESGSTQFTTNFLGNVKNVDAMVQVVRLFADPSVPHPDGSVDMMRDISTFETEFILADLGMLENRIDKIKKQLQKLADETLKRELPLLERCHGFLEQEKPLRDQEFTKEELVMLRTYQLLTLKPMLIALNLDETQQSTAAKAVTDVAAKKSGKQTKVLAFYGKIDMEMSELSAEEAKAFMGEYGITESALDTLIRESYLLLGVQSFLTAGEDECRAWTIRKGMTAQESAGVIHSDFYNKFIRAEVVHYDDLVAAGGSFAKTKEAGVWRLEGKEYIVKDGDIISVRHS, encoded by the coding sequence ATGCAGATCGGTATCGTCGGACTCCCGTTTTCGGGGAAATCAACGCTTTTTCAGGCCATTACACGCACCCACATCGACCCCGCCTCACTCTCGCGCGGGGAAGCGCACCAGGGGATCGTCAAGGTGCCGGATGTACGCCTCGACAAACTGACCGGGTTCTTCTCCCCCAAGAAGACGGTTCATGCCACCATCGAATTCGTGGATGTGGTCGGCCTCAAGAAGGGCGAATCAGGGTCCACACAGTTCACGACGAACTTCCTCGGCAACGTGAAGAACGTCGATGCCATGGTGCAGGTCGTCCGCCTGTTCGCCGATCCCTCCGTCCCCCACCCCGATGGCTCGGTGGATATGATGCGCGACATCTCCACGTTCGAGACGGAGTTCATCCTCGCCGACCTCGGGATGCTGGAGAACAGGATCGACAAGATCAAGAAGCAGCTTCAGAAGCTCGCGGATGAGACCCTGAAACGTGAACTCCCCCTGCTGGAACGCTGCCACGGCTTCCTCGAACAGGAAAAGCCGCTGCGCGATCAGGAGTTCACGAAGGAAGAACTGGTCATGCTCCGCACGTACCAGCTGCTGACCCTCAAGCCGATGCTCATCGCGCTGAACCTTGACGAGACCCAGCAATCGACCGCCGCCAAAGCGGTCACCGATGTCGCCGCAAAGAAATCCGGAAAACAGACGAAGGTCCTCGCCTTCTACGGCAAGATCGATATGGAGATGTCCGAGCTGTCAGCCGAAGAAGCGAAGGCATTCATGGGCGAATACGGGATCACCGAGTCGGCGCTCGACACGCTCATCCGGGAATCCTATCTGCTCCTCGGCGTCCAATCGTTCCTGACCGCCGGCGAAGACGAGTGCCGCGCCTGGACGATCCGCAAGGGGATGACCGCACAGGAATCTGCCGGCGTGATCCACTCGGATTTCTACAATAAGTTCATCCGCGCGGAGGTGGTGCACTACGATGACCTCGTTGCTGCCGGAGGGTCGTTCGCAAAAACGAAAGAAGCAGGCGTGTGGCGACTCGAAGGGAAGGAATATATCGTCAAGGACGGCGACATCATCTCCGTACGGCATTCCTGA
- a CDS encoding DUF58 domain-containing protein, with protein METRDLLRKVRQIEIKTRGLVNQIFSGEYHSVFKGRGMEFSEVREYQYGDDIRSIDWNVSARFNHPFVKIFEEERELTVMLVVDFSRSGQFGTAQAMKNEIAAEICAVLAFSAIKNNDKVGLILFTDRIEKFVPPKKGRAHILRIIRELISFQAQGSGTSIRGALEYLNHVHKKRTIAFVISDFIDDGYDQILRIISKKHDVIAVELSDPREESLPESGLMKFTDAESGRERWVDTSDRAVRASFVKYWKDRRDQRRSLFLRSKVDAIPVRIDRPYIKPIVDFFKRRESRL; from the coding sequence ATGGAAACCCGTGATCTCTTAAGAAAAGTCCGCCAGATCGAGATCAAGACCCGCGGCCTGGTCAATCAGATCTTCTCCGGCGAATACCACTCCGTCTTCAAAGGACGGGGGATGGAGTTCTCCGAGGTGCGGGAGTACCAGTACGGCGACGACATCCGGAGCATCGACTGGAACGTCTCGGCGCGCTTCAACCATCCGTTCGTGAAGATCTTCGAAGAAGAGCGCGAGCTGACGGTGATGCTGGTCGTGGACTTCAGCCGGTCCGGACAGTTCGGCACGGCGCAGGCGATGAAGAACGAGATCGCCGCCGAGATCTGTGCCGTGCTCGCGTTCTCCGCCATCAAGAACAACGACAAGGTCGGCCTCATCCTGTTCACCGACCGCATCGAGAAGTTCGTCCCTCCGAAGAAGGGGCGTGCACACATCCTCCGCATCATCCGCGAACTCATCTCGTTCCAGGCGCAAGGGAGCGGTACCAGCATCCGTGGTGCGCTCGAGTACCTGAACCATGTGCACAAGAAGCGCACGATCGCGTTCGTGATCTCGGACTTCATCGACGATGGGTACGACCAGATCCTCCGCATCATCAGCAAGAAGCATGACGTGATCGCGGTGGAATTGTCCGACCCGCGCGAAGAATCGCTTCCGGAGTCGGGACTCATGAAGTTTACCGATGCGGAGTCGGGCCGTGAGCGGTGGGTGGACACGTCGGACCGTGCCGTGCGTGCGTCGTTCGTGAAGTACTGGAAGGACCGCCGCGACCAGCGCCGCAGTCTTTTCCTCCGCAGCAAAGTGGATGCGATCCCGGTGCGCATCGACCGTCCGTACATCAAACCGATCGTGGATTTCTTCAAGCGCCGGGAGAGCAGGCTATGA
- a CDS encoding Ppx/GppA family phosphatase, giving the protein MPTLAALDIGSNAMRLSIASVDAEKQITVLDMLREPVRLGQDVFTTGVITEKTMEVACDALLRFRQAIDGRGAKHVRVVATSAMRDAVNREIFLDRVQQATGLEISIIGPEEEARLIHLAVKERVDLHERFAVLVDIGGGSTEITLAADGEILSTASYRMGSVRLLRTLGERSVDERQVQQLIQEYVDATQRRISREIGDRKIDLCIGTGGNLESLGDLRKELLGAEKDTVIPAGELDVLVAKLTSLTYQERVQQLRLRPDRADVIVPAALIIQKILRISRASQLIVPRVGLKDGLLLDIVEDLYGDRKHLRREQVVASAVQVGRKYQFDEPHALTVSRFAGQLFDRTKDLHRLGPEHRLFLEVAALLHDIGQFIGAADHHKHTQYLLMATPMIGLTRDQVAVIANVARYHRKSLPKQAHDAYRALSPKERMVVSKLAALLRMADAMDNEHASKVHTIETDYKKPKFMLTLRGDGDLLLEKWALAKKADMFEEVYGVKLVVGE; this is encoded by the coding sequence ATGCCGACACTTGCTGCTCTTGATATAGGTTCCAATGCCATGCGGCTGTCCATCGCTTCCGTGGACGCCGAGAAGCAGATCACCGTTCTGGATATGCTGCGTGAACCGGTCCGCCTGGGGCAGGATGTCTTCACGACCGGTGTCATCACCGAGAAGACCATGGAGGTCGCCTGCGACGCGCTCCTTCGCTTCCGCCAGGCGATCGATGGCCGCGGGGCGAAACATGTCCGCGTGGTGGCGACCAGTGCCATGCGTGATGCCGTGAACCGGGAGATCTTTCTGGACCGCGTGCAGCAGGCCACGGGATTGGAGATCAGCATCATCGGGCCCGAGGAGGAAGCGCGCCTCATCCATCTTGCGGTGAAAGAGCGCGTGGACCTGCACGAGCGTTTTGCGGTCCTGGTGGACATTGGCGGAGGCAGCACGGAGATCACCCTGGCCGCAGACGGCGAGATCCTGTCCACGGCAAGTTACCGGATGGGGTCCGTACGATTGCTCCGCACCCTCGGTGAGCGGTCGGTGGATGAGCGGCAGGTCCAGCAGTTGATCCAGGAATACGTGGATGCGACGCAGCGCCGGATCAGCCGGGAGATCGGCGACCGGAAGATCGATCTGTGCATCGGTACCGGCGGCAATCTGGAATCCCTGGGTGACCTGCGGAAGGAACTGCTCGGCGCCGAAAAGGACACGGTGATCCCGGCCGGGGAGTTGGATGTTCTGGTTGCGAAGCTGACGTCCCTGACGTACCAGGAACGGGTGCAACAGCTCAGACTCCGTCCGGACCGCGCCGACGTGATCGTACCGGCTGCCCTGATCATTCAGAAGATCCTGCGCATCTCGCGCGCGAGCCAGTTGATCGTGCCACGGGTCGGGCTGAAAGACGGACTGCTCCTGGACATCGTCGAGGACCTGTATGGCGATCGGAAGCATCTGCGCCGTGAACAGGTCGTGGCGTCGGCGGTGCAGGTGGGGCGGAAGTATCAGTTCGACGAGCCGCATGCACTCACGGTGTCCCGTTTTGCCGGACAGCTCTTCGACCGTACGAAGGATCTGCACCGTCTTGGCCCCGAGCATCGTCTCTTCCTGGAGGTCGCGGCGCTCCTCCATGATATCGGGCAGTTCATCGGAGCGGCGGACCATCACAAGCATACGCAGTATCTGCTGATGGCGACGCCGATGATCGGACTGACGCGCGATCAGGTGGCGGTCATTGCGAACGTCGCGCGGTATCACCGGAAGTCGCTGCCCAAGCAGGCGCATGATGCCTACCGGGCGTTGTCGCCGAAGGAGCGCATGGTGGTTTCCAAGCTCGCCGCGTTGCTCCGCATGGCGGATGCGATGGACAATGAGCATGCCTCGAAGGTGCATACCATCGAGACGGACTACAAGAAGCCGAAGTTCATGCTCACGCTGCGTGGCGATGGGGATCTGTTGCTGGAGAAGTGGGCGCTCGCGAAGAAGGCCGACATGTTCGAGGAGGTGTACGGTGTGAAATTGGTGGTGGGGGAATAG